A portion of the Nitrospira sp. genome contains these proteins:
- a CDS encoding hydroxymethylglutaryl-CoA lyase, with amino-acid sequence MLQAGLHNSRRASVRITEVSPRDGLQHESEFVPTLRKIALINALSRTGVTEIEAGSFVSPAAIPQLADSDEVLRAIDRIPGVAYSALVPNERGLERARAAGVDKIAVFTAASNSFTRHNIKATVQESLVRFRPVVAAAKRDGMAVRAYLSTVVFCPYEGRIAPTQVRDVMQRLLDLAVDDISLGETVGKAAPTDIRRLLDTVLPHVEPARLSLHFHDTYGMAVANALTAWWDYGITAFDASAGGLGGCPYAPGASGNVATEDLVFALKASGANVPVDEMLVAACAQQLGDALRHPLNSRLSQLHHRERPQPAWRE; translated from the coding sequence ATGTTGCAAGCCGGCCTACATAACTCCCGGCGAGCCTCCGTCCGGATAACCGAGGTGTCTCCGCGCGACGGTCTGCAACACGAATCGGAGTTCGTGCCGACCCTGCGCAAAATCGCCTTAATCAATGCCCTGTCACGAACCGGCGTGACTGAGATCGAAGCGGGCTCCTTCGTGTCACCCGCGGCCATCCCGCAGCTTGCGGATTCCGATGAGGTCCTCCGCGCCATCGACCGCATCCCGGGTGTCGCCTATTCGGCTCTCGTTCCGAACGAACGCGGCCTCGAACGGGCGCGGGCCGCAGGCGTCGATAAGATCGCCGTCTTCACGGCTGCCTCGAACAGCTTTACCCGCCATAACATCAAAGCGACCGTGCAGGAATCACTCGTGCGCTTCAGACCAGTGGTGGCGGCAGCGAAACGGGACGGGATGGCGGTGAGAGCTTACCTGTCCACGGTCGTGTTTTGTCCCTATGAAGGCCGCATTGCACCCACGCAGGTGCGGGACGTGATGCAACGACTGCTCGACCTCGCGGTCGACGACATCTCGTTGGGCGAAACGGTCGGCAAGGCTGCACCGACGGACATACGGAGATTGCTCGATACGGTGCTGCCGCATGTCGAGCCGGCTCGCCTCTCGCTTCATTTCCATGACACCTATGGCATGGCCGTCGCCAACGCCCTCACGGCCTGGTGGGACTATGGAATCACGGCGTTCGATGCTTCGGCCGGAGGCCTCGGCGGCTGTCCCTACGCCCCAGGTGCATCCGGAAATGTCGCGACGGAAGATCTCGTCTTCGCGCTGAAAGCCTCCGGCGCCAACGTGCCGGTGGATGAGATGCTGGTGGCCGCCTGTGCGCAACAACTCGGTGACGCCCTGCGGCATCCGCTGAACTCGCGGCTTTCGCAACTCCATCATCGTGAAAGGCCACAGCCTGCATGGCGGGAATGA
- a CDS encoding enoyl-CoA hydratase/isomerase family protein, whose translation MHRYTTLTMESHGDIRCLTLDRPERRNAFDSRMISELTQAFDESAQEPSLRGILLSSAGPVFCAGADLQWMQSASPVPNAQATDDAQRLTRMYGAIDESPCPVIARVQGPAFGGGLGLMAVCDIVVAAEDATFSLSEARLGLIPAVIAPFLLRKAGESFVRRYALTGETFTTSVAHRFGLVHDVVPQSDLDDRISEVIDAIRQLAPRATRATKGLILRIRPLPDQERGVTCAEANASARGASEAIEGLRAFTEKRPPQWAKGLEQQPARERAKEHHVASRPT comes from the coding sequence ATGCATCGATATACGACCCTGACGATGGAATCGCACGGCGACATCCGCTGCCTCACACTCGACAGGCCTGAACGACGCAACGCCTTCGACAGCCGGATGATAAGTGAACTGACTCAGGCGTTCGACGAATCGGCTCAGGAGCCGTCCCTGAGAGGAATACTGCTATCCAGCGCCGGACCGGTCTTTTGCGCCGGGGCCGATCTCCAATGGATGCAATCCGCGTCTCCGGTCCCGAATGCTCAGGCAACAGATGACGCCCAGCGCCTTACCCGCATGTATGGCGCCATCGACGAATCTCCCTGCCCGGTCATCGCCCGGGTGCAAGGGCCTGCTTTCGGTGGCGGGCTCGGACTGATGGCGGTCTGCGATATCGTCGTCGCGGCGGAGGATGCAACGTTCTCGCTCAGCGAGGCCAGGCTCGGGTTGATCCCGGCGGTCATCGCGCCCTTTCTCCTGCGCAAGGCGGGTGAATCGTTTGTTCGCCGTTATGCCCTGACCGGCGAAACATTCACCACATCGGTGGCCCATCGCTTCGGCCTCGTGCATGACGTCGTGCCTCAGAGCGATCTGGACGATCGCATCTCGGAAGTCATCGACGCCATCAGGCAGCTGGCTCCCCGCGCAACCAGGGCAACAAAAGGATTGATCCTGAGGATACGCCCGTTGCCAGATCAAGAGCGCGGGGTGACCTGCGCAGAGGCCAACGCCAGCGCCCGTGGTGCTTCCGAGGCGATTGAAGGGCTCCGCGCCTTTACGGAGAAGCGGCCACCACAGTGGGCCAAGGGACTGGAACAGCAGCCCGCACGGGAGAGAGCGAAGGAACACCATGTTGCAAGCCGGCCTACATAA
- a CDS encoding methylcrotonoyl-CoA carboxylase, whose protein sequence is MRVLKTTVNKTSEDFRRAQTQYESLIADLKKHLAIVQAGGPADAVALHKKRGKMTARERIAALLDRGSPWIELSPLAAFGLYDNQVPAAGLITGIGSVSGRFCVIAANDATVKGGTYFPMTIKKHLRAQEIALENRLPAIYLVDSGGIFLPMQAEVFADKDHFGRIFFNQARMSAAGIAQIAVVMGMCTAGGAYVPAMCDENVIVQGTGTIYLAGPPLVKAATGEDVTSEELGGADLHTRLSGVSDHLAQDDHDALDICRSIVATLGRRPPRLRREQIDEPLYSAEELYGIIPANPRQKWEVREVIARLVDGSRFHEFKAGYGATLVCGFARWMGHLVGIVANNGVLLSESALKGAHFVQLCAQRRIPLVFLQNITGFMVGKDYETRGIIKDGAKMVQAVATAEVPKFTILIGASHGAGNYAMCGRGYGPRFLFTWPNARTSVMGAQQAAQVLVTVKQQQRAREQGRLSDEEQRRITEATRQQYEQEGSPYFSSSRLWDDGILDPVETRKVLGLCLDLAASVPARETHVPVFRM, encoded by the coding sequence ATGCGCGTCCTGAAGACCACTGTGAATAAGACATCGGAAGACTTTCGTCGTGCCCAGACACAGTACGAAAGCCTGATAGCCGATTTGAAGAAGCACCTGGCCATCGTGCAAGCGGGCGGACCGGCCGATGCAGTGGCGCTCCACAAGAAACGCGGAAAGATGACGGCACGCGAGCGCATTGCCGCCCTGCTCGATCGAGGGTCTCCCTGGATCGAACTCAGCCCCCTCGCCGCCTTTGGCTTGTATGACAACCAGGTCCCGGCCGCAGGACTGATCACTGGCATCGGCTCCGTATCGGGACGATTCTGTGTCATTGCAGCCAACGATGCGACGGTCAAAGGGGGTACCTACTTCCCCATGACCATCAAGAAACATTTGCGGGCGCAAGAGATCGCCTTGGAGAACCGGCTGCCGGCGATTTATCTCGTCGATTCCGGCGGCATCTTTCTGCCCATGCAGGCTGAGGTCTTCGCCGACAAGGACCATTTCGGACGGATCTTCTTCAATCAGGCGCGGATGTCCGCAGCGGGTATCGCCCAGATCGCCGTGGTCATGGGCATGTGCACGGCCGGCGGAGCCTACGTACCGGCCATGTGCGACGAAAACGTGATCGTCCAGGGAACCGGCACGATTTACCTGGCAGGACCGCCGCTGGTCAAAGCCGCAACCGGCGAAGACGTCACCAGCGAAGAACTCGGCGGGGCCGATCTCCACACCCGCCTATCGGGCGTCAGCGATCATCTGGCGCAGGATGACCATGACGCATTGGACATCTGCCGATCGATCGTAGCCACGCTCGGGCGACGGCCTCCGAGGCTTCGTCGAGAACAGATCGATGAGCCCCTGTACTCGGCGGAAGAGCTCTACGGAATCATTCCTGCGAATCCGCGTCAGAAATGGGAGGTCCGGGAGGTGATTGCGCGGCTCGTGGACGGCAGTCGCTTCCATGAATTCAAAGCAGGGTACGGTGCCACGCTGGTCTGTGGTTTCGCCCGTTGGATGGGTCACCTCGTGGGGATCGTGGCCAACAACGGGGTGCTGCTCTCGGAGTCCGCGCTGAAGGGCGCGCATTTTGTCCAGCTCTGCGCGCAACGGCGTATTCCGCTGGTGTTTCTGCAAAACATTACCGGGTTTATGGTCGGAAAAGATTATGAGACGAGAGGCATCATTAAGGACGGCGCCAAGATGGTGCAGGCCGTCGCGACCGCCGAGGTCCCTAAGTTCACGATCCTGATCGGCGCCTCCCACGGAGCCGGCAACTATGCCATGTGCGGGCGTGGCTATGGCCCTCGATTCCTCTTCACCTGGCCCAACGCACGAACCTCGGTGATGGGCGCGCAACAGGCCGCGCAGGTCCTGGTCACCGTCAAGCAACAGCAGCGCGCGCGTGAACAGGGACGGCTGTCGGATGAAGAACAGCGGCGAATCACGGAGGCCACCCGGCAGCAATATGAGCAGGAAGGCAGTCCCTATTTCAGCAGCTCGCGACTCTGGGACGACGGCATTCTGGATCCCGTGGAGACGCGAAAAGTCCTGGGCCTCTGTCTGGATCTGGCCGCGTCCGTTCCGGCCAGAGAAACCCATGTGCCGGTGTTTCGTATGTGA
- a CDS encoding cobalamin B12-binding domain-containing protein yields the protein MALATTPIRVLIGKVGLDGHDRGVKLVVRALRDAGVEIIYTGLHQTPEQIVTTAIQEDVQAIGLSIHSGAHNSLFPRVLQLLKEQGAGDVTLFGGGIIPDDDVPRLKAAGVQMLFRPATPMHDIVDFVKGLRVER from the coding sequence ATGGCACTAGCGACGACACCCATCCGAGTGTTGATCGGCAAAGTGGGATTGGACGGACATGACCGGGGGGTCAAGCTCGTCGTCCGGGCGTTGCGCGATGCCGGAGTGGAGATCATTTACACCGGGCTCCATCAGACGCCGGAGCAGATCGTGACCACCGCCATTCAGGAGGACGTGCAGGCCATCGGTCTCAGTATCCATTCCGGCGCCCACAACTCGCTCTTTCCCCGCGTGCTGCAGTTGCTGAAAGAGCAGGGCGCGGGAGACGTCACGCTGTTCGGCGGAGGCATTATCCCCGATGACGACGTCCCGCGACTCAAAGCCGCCGGTGTGCAGATGTTATTTCGCCCGGCCACGCCGATGCATGACATCGTCGATTTCGTGAAGGGACTTCGAGTCGAGCGTTGA
- a CDS encoding MBL fold metallo-hydrolase: MKLGAFDIYAVTDGRFRLDGGAMFGVVPKALWQKCCPADELNRIPLHLNCLLIQAHGKNVLVDTGLGDKEDAKFHSLFAVERTPTLRDSLQRHGLTHNDIHLVINTHLHFDHAGGNTVTNGNGLLRSAFPKATYYVQQGEYDDAVSANERTRASYRQNNFSPVAQLNQWEFLRGDTELLPGITTMVTAGHTRFHQSVKVESEGRIACFLGDLIPTVSHLPLPYIMGYDLDPMQTLDTKRGVLDRAFAEDWLLIFEHDPLVQAGHLRKDTEGRYVLEEVNVWH, translated from the coding sequence ATGAAACTCGGAGCATTTGACATATACGCAGTGACCGACGGCCGGTTCCGGCTGGATGGTGGCGCCATGTTCGGGGTAGTGCCCAAGGCGCTGTGGCAGAAATGCTGTCCGGCGGATGAGCTGAATCGTATTCCGCTCCACTTAAACTGTCTGTTGATCCAGGCTCACGGCAAGAACGTCCTGGTGGATACGGGTCTCGGCGATAAGGAAGATGCAAAATTTCACTCCCTGTTTGCAGTGGAGCGAACGCCGACCCTGCGCGACTCGCTGCAGCGCCATGGCCTCACCCACAATGACATTCATCTGGTCATCAACACCCATCTGCACTTCGACCATGCCGGAGGCAATACAGTGACGAACGGAAACGGCCTGCTGCGATCAGCCTTTCCCAAAGCCACCTACTATGTGCAACAGGGCGAGTACGACGATGCCGTTTCGGCGAATGAACGGACCAGGGCCAGTTACCGACAGAACAATTTCTCACCGGTCGCGCAACTGAATCAGTGGGAGTTCCTCCGCGGCGATACAGAACTGCTGCCGGGCATCACCACGATGGTCACGGCCGGTCATACGCGCTTCCATCAGAGTGTCAAAGTCGAGTCGGAAGGCCGGATCGCGTGTTTCCTGGGCGATCTGATCCCGACCGTCTCGCATCTGCCCCTTCCCTACATCATGGGGTACGACCTCGACCCCATGCAGACGCTCGACACCAAGCGCGGGGTGCTGGATCGAGCGTTCGCGGAGGACTGGTTGCTGATATTTGAACACGATCCGCTGGTCCAGGCCGGTCATCTCAGGAAGGATACAGAAGGTCGATATGTGCTGGAAGAGGTGAACGTATGGCACTAG
- a CDS encoding methylmalonyl-CoA mutase family protein, producing the protein MNERKSRFSSLSGLDIERVYGPDHLKGWNVEQDLGQPGSFPYTRGIYPSMYRSRLWTMRQFAGFGSADDTNRRFKYLLAQGQTGLSVAFDLPTLMGLDADDQMARGEVGHCGVAISSLADMERLFDGIPLDQVTTSMTINGPAAVLFAMYLAVAEKRGIPFDRLGGTIQNDILKEYIAQKEWLFPPEPHIAIIVDTIAYCAAHVPKWHPISISGYHIREAGSTAVQELAFTLYDGLTYVAAAVKSGLDVDAFAPQLSFFFNVHNDFFEEIAKFRAARRLWAREMEQRYHPKNPRSLQLRCHAQTAGCSLTAQQPMNNVVRTTLQALAAVLGGTQSLHTNSMDETLALPTEEAVTLALRTQQVIASESETVNCVDPLGGSYFVESLTNRLEEGARDYFRTLDRMGGMVAAIEQGFPQREILDASQRYQREIEQQERPLVGVTDYVEQETRSIPILKIGPEVEQEQVARLSDLRKSRDPFKMAGSLEEVQETAACHQNLMPALIEAVKAKATLGEICAALKEVYGTYREPVVL; encoded by the coding sequence ATGAACGAGCGGAAATCTCGCTTCTCCTCCCTCTCTGGATTAGACATCGAACGGGTCTACGGCCCAGACCATCTGAAGGGGTGGAACGTCGAGCAGGACCTCGGCCAACCGGGCTCATTCCCTTACACCCGCGGCATCTACCCGAGCATGTACCGCAGCCGCCTCTGGACCATGCGGCAATTCGCCGGTTTCGGCTCCGCGGACGATACGAATCGGCGCTTTAAGTATCTCCTGGCACAGGGCCAGACCGGCCTCAGTGTCGCCTTCGACCTGCCGACGCTCATGGGCCTTGATGCCGATGATCAGATGGCACGGGGCGAAGTGGGCCACTGCGGCGTGGCCATCTCCTCTCTCGCGGACATGGAACGGCTGTTCGACGGCATCCCGCTCGATCAGGTCACCACCTCGATGACGATCAACGGACCGGCTGCAGTGCTTTTTGCCATGTATCTGGCCGTAGCAGAAAAACGCGGCATCCCGTTCGACCGACTCGGCGGCACGATTCAAAACGATATTCTGAAAGAATATATCGCGCAAAAGGAATGGCTCTTCCCGCCCGAACCGCACATCGCGATCATCGTCGATACAATCGCCTACTGTGCCGCTCATGTCCCCAAGTGGCATCCGATCAGCATCAGCGGGTACCACATCCGGGAGGCAGGCTCGACAGCCGTTCAAGAACTCGCGTTCACACTGTACGACGGACTCACCTACGTGGCTGCGGCCGTGAAGTCCGGCCTCGACGTGGATGCCTTCGCGCCGCAACTCTCCTTCTTCTTCAACGTGCACAATGACTTCTTCGAAGAGATTGCAAAATTCAGAGCCGCCCGGCGCTTGTGGGCGCGTGAAATGGAGCAACGTTACCACCCGAAAAATCCCCGCTCCCTCCAACTTCGCTGTCACGCCCAGACGGCCGGCTGCTCCCTGACCGCCCAACAACCGATGAACAACGTGGTGCGCACCACCCTCCAGGCCCTGGCCGCGGTGCTTGGCGGGACCCAATCGCTCCACACCAACTCAATGGATGAAACCCTGGCGCTCCCCACGGAAGAAGCGGTGACGCTGGCCTTGCGGACACAGCAGGTCATCGCCTCCGAGAGTGAAACCGTCAACTGCGTCGATCCATTGGGCGGCTCCTACTTTGTCGAATCGCTGACGAACCGATTGGAAGAAGGAGCGCGGGACTATTTCCGAACACTGGATCGGATGGGTGGAATGGTGGCGGCAATCGAACAGGGATTTCCGCAGCGGGAAATCCTCGATGCGTCACAACGGTATCAAAGAGAAATTGAACAGCAGGAGCGGCCCCTCGTCGGCGTCACCGATTATGTGGAACAGGAAACACGTTCCATCCCAATCTTGAAGATCGGACCGGAAGTGGAACAGGAACAGGTCGCGCGCCTGTCCGATCTCAGAAAATCGCGTGATCCCTTCAAGATGGCCGGCTCGTTGGAGGAGGTACAGGAAACAGCCGCCTGCCACCAGAACCTCATGCCGGCTCTGATTGAAGCCGTGAAGGCGAAAGCGACGTTGGGAGAGATCTGCGCCGCGTTGAAGGAAGTGTACGGAACTTATCGCGAGCCGGTGGTGTTATGA